The following DNA comes from Centropristis striata isolate RG_2023a ecotype Rhode Island chromosome 3, C.striata_1.0, whole genome shotgun sequence.
tgagttttgttgttattctgttatgttccacacacacaccatacttttcatacatgtacATCCTACACCACTGATCTTACTGACTTTCACATCTCATTTTAttgtatcatttattatttatgttaaataaatatgttaaactTTATTCAGTTGAAGCGGTGCGTCTCGTTTTTATCATGGCTTAGAGCCAGCTGTGACAAAAGTGTTGTTGATAAGAACCACCTTATTGACACTTCTTCTAAGAAGAATCATGAGGTGAATATTACACTGTTACAGTTGTAGCATAAATGCAGCTGTGGAATAAACCATGCTTTTGTTTTCAGGAAATATAAAACCCGAGACACTGCAGCAACATGCACTGTAACCACCTAACTACCCAGACACTCACACATTTGTGTTGTTACAAGTAAAGGTGGTGTGTCTCCTGTGAGATTTACCTGGAACTTGAACGGACTGCTGTAGTCTGTTCTTTACAGGACGTTTCCTTTTTCTATTTGACACAGGTTGACTATTCCTTATGGACGCATCATAGCTCTGCGGTGAGAAACCTCCTCCCAACCCTCCAGATCGCATGGATGGACTGTGCGCTACAGGTTGATGTTTTGCCCATGCTCCACCTGACATGGGTGGACTGTGTGCTTCCCCTTCCTTGGGTTTATGGAGCACATCTGTCTTCTCCCCCGGAGGCTTGGTGACCACCATGGATGTGAGCGGGGTCACAAAGTTGTACTTCAGCGACAGCTCCAAGATCTCTTTCTTCACTTTCTCCTTCTCAGCTCCAGATAACAGCAGCCTGTGTTACAATGTGTGCAGTGGCGGAAaaggtattcagatcccttacttaagtaaaatacaacactgtaaaattactccactacaactaAAAATCCTGCTTCAAGACTTactatttaagtacagtacttgagtaaatgtacttagttactttccaccactgaatatgtGCACATATGTTTCAAACATGTGAGTTGAATAACTGAGGGAATGTCGCCACAGACATCCATCTTATTATAGTCAATAGTAGTAGGCTAAACTTTGGACCTTGAACGGTCAATGGCTTGCTAGAAAATCAAACAACAATTGGAAATTGTGAAATACTCAATGTCCTTctctgaatattttatttatatttaaattttatttttaaagcattttattgacTTCATTAACTGAGTAGAAATATGAGATTTGCAGCCACTCAATAAAGAATTCTTTACAAATCTTTGGAGGTAGTGGttgtagtctttttttctttgtttgtcttgtttggAGTGTGGAACTGAGCAGTATCAGCTGGAAGTTGCTATCAGAGCATGCAGCAGCACGGAAAGATGCTTGTTCAAAGGAAAAGAGTTGGTCAACACCACACTTACTCTTTCTCCAGAAGCTGTTTGACTGTGAGGTAGGCCCAGACCCTCTGGATGTGGCTGTCGGAAACTGTTCCAGTGGACTCCACAGTGGTGTTAGTTTCAGAAAAGGTCACCTTTCTACTCCTCTGTCATAGTCAAAATTAATTATCATGTCAGTATAATTTCACCAATCTTTCAGAGGATTATGGATGCTGTGCAGTGCTGAGTGATCCTTACTGAAATGGCCACAACTTGTGGAGTAAAGGTTTCGATGTCATTGTCAGTGATCTGACCAGCCACCACGATCTCAGAGCCATTATAAAACTGGCTGAAGTTGGTCTGGGTTAGATTGGTCCCACCGTTATAGATCATTGTCACATCTATCAATAGAGGAGTAGCCACCTCTTCATAGAAACCCTGTTGACAGTCGGAATGTTTGTTTAATCTCTCCATAATCAATTTTATCTACGGAAATGTAGCAAATTGCATCACAAAGTATTTATATTGAAGCAAGTTTTTTGAAAACCTTCAGCTGTAAATCTGCATCAGAGTCTTCATAAATCCGTCGGGCCACACCGTTGTTCTGCAGCGACATCTTCTCAAGGAACTCAAACTTAACATCAAAACCAAAACCAAGACAGTAGAGTGGGAATTTATCTGCAATGGCCTGCCTGGCATTTGAATGGATTACTTCGACATTTGTCACCCCTGCAAAGACAATTACACTTAATTATAAACAATGTTGAAGTTTATCTTATTTAAAAGTCCATGATCATCAAAATCCAAAATTTCTGGGTTCTAGCTTGTTAATAGGAGACAGTATGAAGAAAAAGTTCTTCGCTTTAAAATGACTCTGTTATTCTGgatttttttgctgtgtgtgttattgttacCTGAGTTTGGGTCTCCATCGGTGAGAAGTATGAGGATGGACGCTGAACCTTCTCTGGGATGTGCATTCAGCATACGTGCTCCTTCCAACACTGCATCGTTAATGTTTGTGGCTGTATTAGGATGAAAAGGTATCATTACTGCCATtctgctgcaaatgtttgcatCCCTTCATAAAAACCATatccattttaaaaaacctcACCTCCTCGATGTCTGATATTCCGTGCAAATGTCTTGGCACTCTCAACGTTTTCCTTGTTGGCCTGAATAAGTTCTCGTTTCCAGTGATAAATGTTGCCATCAAAAGTGATAAGACCAAAGTGGTCCTCCTCTGCTAGGTCATTCAAGATGTGGAGTAATGCTACTCGGGTCTGGGCAAAAACATCATTCACACATTAGAACTTTTATTAAAGTAAGTGTAACAGGGTAGACCTGTGTCAGCACTAGATTTGGTGCATTTTGTGTGACACTGGTGGTGAATTTGGTGttgcatgtgtgggtgtgtgagtgtgtgcagtgATTTCCTGGTGATGGGCTAACCTGAAACAGGTGTGCTGGCATGGCTTCAGCCAGCTTAACTACCCCCACTCTCCTTCAGTCTCCCTCTGCTCTTTGCTGTGACAGGTACTGTGCATGTGCTCTAAGGTCTCTCTACCTAACAAATGGTgaattgattgttttattttgtattgagtCTCCCTCTGCTCTTTGCTGTGACAGTGATGTGGCGTGTGATGTGGGCTGGAGTAGTGCAAGGACGGCAGGTCAGACTGAAAGCAACTGCAACGgctgaacagcagcagcagcgccttGCAGCCACACAGTGGGGTGCAGCAgtccacagcagcacagcaTGCGGCGTccgcagcagtagaccagccaGCTCCAGCCTGCCAGCCTGGTGACAGTGAAGCCCGGCCACTCACCAGGCCACACGGATCCCACCCCTTCAGCTATCCCCCTCtagtctttttaaattaattcccTTTTGGACTCCAActaacttttaaatatttatgcatAGGAATAATAAAGGACTCATTGAAATTATACTtctgtcttgttgtgtcttGTCCACTATCCACTGGCTGGTCAATCACACGAACTAAAAGAACACTTTACAACTGGCGTTGTCGGCAGGattgaccaataaaaaaacCAGTGGTGGGCAAGGCCAACATGACTGATCAAAGTGAGCCACAACCTGGTCCTAGTCGAGAAAACCAAGCTTTTAGTGCAGTGCCCAGACCGGTTGGTATGGTTCCTATGTTTAATCTGATGACATCTAAGTTTAAAGGAAAAGACTCAGATATTGGTTTAGGGGAGTGGAAGAGTAATCTGAAAACTACTTTTGCTTTGCAAGGAGTCCCAAATGATTATAGAGCGGAATTAACACTATGATCTCTAGAGGGAAAAGCTAAGAGAGAGATTTTAATTCTACCCCTAGAGAAGCGCAACACAGCTGAGCTGATTTTTGGTGAATTAGATAAGTTGTATGGGGATAGAGCCACTGCCTCAGTCCTGCGCTCTCAGTTCTTTAATGCCCGCCAAGAGCCACATTAGTTCCTTTGCATtgaggctgcaggaggacttTCTTAGGCTCAAGAAAAAGGACTCGAGGGGTATTAGAGATGATGATGTATTGCTCCGAGATCATTTGATTGAGGGGCTGAGAGACACTGCAACTAGGGGGGAATTCAGAGCCAAGATTTTAATAGATGATAGTCTGACGTTTCAAAACATCAAGGCAGAACTCTCTTTAAGGGAGCAAGCATATGGGGAACATTTGAACAAGCACACTGCCTTGCAATGAGGGGGCATAGCCAAGTTAACGTTCCTAATGTGAAGGATTTGGAACAAATCAAGACACAATTAAGGGATGAAACGaacacacaaatgaacaaaatttaATGAACTGTCCCAGTCCTTAATTAAAGAGATCCGGTCCGAGCTGCACCAGAGGACACCACGGGATACAGAGTGGAGCCAGCCTGCCCCACGAAGTGGACCACCAAGGAGGAACAGACCCCGGCTAGGTTCTGCAAACCGGTATGATGGCCAGGGTAATCCTATTTGTAACCTTTGCTCTCAACCTGGACATATAGCACGCTCATGTACAAACAGACAAAGGTCAGCATCGTTAAACTAGAATACACCACTGCGGCGGCCCAGACAGTGGGGTGTTCAGAAGTGAATGGGCCTCTGCATGAAGATGTACACAAATTAATTGGAGATGTCCCTAAAGTTAACCTGCTTCTTGGTGACGTCCCTGTTAATTGCATCCTTGATACAGGGTCAAATGTGTCATTGATGAGGAACAGCTTTTTCTTGGAATACTTTGCAGTAAAAGGTAAACCGCTTAAGGAGGCTGATAGCTGGCTGACCTTAGAAGCTGCTAATGGACTGGACATTCCTTATTTAGGTTATGTGTTGTTACCTGTTAAAGTTGGAGAAGTTAAAGTTCCTGAGGGTGGGTTTCTGGTTGTTAAAGATCACTGCCTAACTGATACAGAAGGGGTGGTGGGCATGAACATCATCAGAAGTTGTTGGAGAAACATGGACAACAAGCCCTTACACTGTCTCTCTGGCAGCCGGCACCAACAGCAGGCATGGGCTATGGCCTTTAAAGTCTGTTCTGCACAGGCACAGTTTGTGGCTCCAGATGGCTCCATTGGGCACGTGCGCACCATCAATCGCCGTCCTGTGAAAGTTCCAGCTCGGAGTGAGGTGCTGCTGTGGGGCCGTACCAAGGCGGGACCAAGTGGAAAAGACTATCAGTGCCTCGTGGAACCTGAGGAGGTGGGTGGACTTTTTGTAGCTCGATCCCTATCAACAGTTCAAAGGGGGAGAGTTCTAATTAAAATCAGAAATCCAAATGACTCACCAATGTATCTTTATAGACATCAGAGACTAGCTAAGACGTGGGAGGTTGATCCGGCCGATATTACACAAAAGCAAAGTGTGAGTATGGTCCGGGTCAGCACCAAAGCTGTCAAAGTAAGCCTGGAGAAAAGTAAACATGCTGAAAAGAGCTCATTGCCTGATGTAACTGACCTTGGTTTATCtgcagaggagaaagagaaaatgcAGACCAAGCAGTTTTTGCCACACATGATGAAGATTATTGCAGGACCAGCACTGTCCAGCATGTGATTCCCACTGGTGATGCTCCGCCTGTGAGGGAACGCTACAGGCAAATTCCACCAAAAATGTATCAGGAAGTGAAGGCCCTGCTTCAAGGTATGTTGGACTCTAGAATTATTACACCCAGTGCTAGTCCTTGGGCTGCCCCCATCGTATTAGTGCGCAAAAAAGATGGAAGACCACGATTCTTTGTGGATTATCGTAAACTCAATGCAGTAACTCACAAAGATGCTTACCCACTCCCTCGAATTGAGGAATCCTTGGCCAGCTTGAACAAAGCAAAGCATTTTTCCACATTAGACCTGGCGAGTGGATATTGGCAGGTTGAGGTCACCCCCGCCGACAGGGAAAAAACTGCCTTTGTTACTCCCATGGGTCTATTTGAATTTACCAGAATGCCTTTTGGTTTGTCAAATGCACCTGCCACATTCCAAAGGTTAATGCACACCTGTTTAGGAGACCACAACCTACAGTCTTTGTTGATTTACCTTGATGATGTCATAATATATTCTCCTGACTTTGATTCACACCTAAACCATTTGGATGTAATTTTGGACAAACTAAAACGACATGGCCTAAAATTAAAGGCTGATAAGTGCCACCTGTTGAAAAAAGAAGTGCAGTACTTGGGACATCGTGTGTCAGCAGAGGGGATCTCCCCAGACCCTGAGAAGGTGAAGTGTGTTCAAGAATGGCCGACCCCCAAGACAGTGAAACAACTACAGTCTTTTTTGGGACTAGCGGGCTATTATCGAAGGTTTGTGAAAGACTTTGCTAAAATAGCCAAACCATTAAATGAACTCTTAAGAGGAGTCAGTCCAAAAAACTCAAGAGCCGCAGGTCATCAACTAATTGCCACCTGGGACTCAACTTGTCAGGATGCTTTTAACATACTAAAGAGGAACCTAACCTCTGCACCAATATTGGCTTATGCTGACTTTGACCTTCCATTTGTCTTGTACACAGACGCCAGCAGCCGAGGCCTGGGAGCTGTACTGAGTCAGGTGCAGGATGGAAAAGAGAGGGTAATTGCATTTGCCAGCCGAGCCTTAAGCCCCACAGAGAAAAACGACAAAAATTACAGCTCCTTTAAACTTGAATTTTTGGCTTTGACCTGGGCAGTTACTCAGAAATTTGCAGAATACTTGCACTGTGCTCCATTTGTTATATACACGGACAATAATCCTCTGGTGCACTTAAACTCTGCTAAACTTGGGAGCTTAGAACAGAGATGGGCAGCGCGCCTGGCGAGCTTtcaatttgaaataaaatataaaccagGACGTACTAATCAAAGTGCAGATGCTCTGTCTCGTTTTCCCCCAGAAGCACTCACATCAGAttcagaggagagaaaagaagggCTGGAAATTCCAGCCTTCACCTGTATTGGAGCCAGGACTGTGAAAGCACTGTGCATTGGGGCAGGAAACAACACCACAAAGCCAAGCCCTCAAAGTGCTACACCTGGGATGCCCTTGTTTCCAGAGCGGACCCCGGCCCAGTGGAGGAGTCTTCAAAATATGGACCCCACATTAGCCAGTGTAATCAAGTATGTACAGAGGGGCTCTCTGCCCAATAAAAGAGAGCGGCAGCAAGAGACCAAGCCAGTCCAGCAGATCCTGCGTCACTGGCCCCGACTTTTCCTGGGGGCCGGAGTGCTGTGTCGGACACGACAAGACCCCAAGGAAGTTGACCCCATAATCCAGCATGTGGTTCCCCAAGGTGAGCGACATTATATCTGGCAGTTTTATCATGAGCAGGCCAGACACTGGGACCCTGAGAAGACGGTCTCTCTGATTCAGAGAAGGTTTTTCTGGCCACAATTGGCCAAGGAGGTAACCGCTTGGTGTGCTCAATGCCAGCAGTGTGTTCTGCGTAAGGCTCGTAACTCTAAACCTGCACCACTGACTCCTATTTTGACCTCTGCCCCCTTGGAATTATTGTCTGTAGATTTTTTGTCCATAGGTCACCCAGAAGACGCGTACCACAACGTGCTGGTTATGGTGGATCACTTCACAAAGTATGCCTGGGCAGTAGCGACCAGAGACCAAACGGCAACAACAACAGCCAAGGTACTGTGGAATAAAGTAATCCAGCCATTCGGTGCACCTAAATGCCTGTTGTCTGACCAAGGCCCTAATTTTGAATCTCATCTGATGAAAGAACTCTGTAACTTGTATAACATAGCCAAAAGCCATACTACGCCTTACCATCCAGCAGGAAATGGAGCTTGTGAACGCTTTAATAGCACCCTCCTAGGACTGTTGGGGACCCTGGGAGAGGACAAGAGGAACTGGCATGAACATCTCCCGGAAGTGTTGCAGGTATACAACAAAACAGTGCACAACTCCACTGGCTATTCCCCAAACTACTTGATGTTTGGGAGGCAGGGATTTCTCCCACAGGATCGCCTCCTAGGACTCTCAGAGAATGTGGGCTGCTCATCAACAGAGGACTGGGTCAAATGTCACCAACGGAGACTGCAGCTCGCATTTGAAAGGGCCACACAACACAGAGACTCCGAGATGGCCAGACAAAAGACCTACTACGACCAGAAGGCAGACTGCTCAACACTGACCACAGGGCAACAGGTACTTCTACAGGACATGAGAGCCAAGGGCCGGGGTAAACTGGCAAATAAGTGGGAGCAACGACCGTACATAGTGATTAAACAGCCAGACCCTGAACTTCCAGTGTATGTCATTAGACAAGTGgagaaaaatattgaaaagGTTGTGCATCGTAATCTCTTGAGACCCCTGTCAGCACCACTACAGCATGGAACTCGAGGCCCCTGTCAGGCGCCCAATGGCCCAAATCGTCAAGTGACCCAGCCCTTAAGCCCCGAGCCACAGACTGCAAGTAGGATTTCCGTAGGTCCCCCATGGGTTGGGTTCTGGGTCCCTACAGGCGCTGAGGCAAAACCAACATCCAGGACTCCAGAGCCCAGACGGTCCACCAGAGCAACCAGAGGCATGCCCCCACAGCGCTACCAGGACCCTTAGAGCCAGTGGGCCACCGCACAGTGGTCATTGGAACAATGACTATTTCAGCAGGGAGGGGTGTGACAGGGTAGACCTGTATCAACACTAGATTTGGTGCATTTTGTGTGACACTGGTGGTGAATTTGGTGttgcatgtgtgggtgtgtgagtgtgtgcagtgATTTCCTGGTGATGGGCTAACCTGAAACAGGTGTGCTGGCATGGCTTCAGCCAGCTTAACTACCCCCACTCTCCTTCAGTCTCCCTCTGCTCTTTGCTGTGACAGGTACTGTGCATGTGCTCTAAGGTCTCTCTACCTAACAAATGGTgaattgattgttttattttgtattgagtCTCCCTCTGCTCTTTGCTGTGACAGTGATGTGGCGTGTGATGTGGGCTGGAGTAGTGCAAGGACGGCAGGTCAGACTGAAAGCAACTGCAACGgctgaacagcagcagcagcgccttGCAGCCACACAGTGGGGTGCAGCAgtccacagcagcacagcaTGCGGCGTccgcagcagtagaccagccaGCTCCAGCCTGCCAGCCTGGTGACAGTGAAGCCCGGCCACTCACCAGGCCACACGGATCCCACCCCTTCAGCTATCCCCCTCtagtctttttaaattaattcccTTTTGGACTCCAActaacttttaaatatttatgcatAGGAATAATAAAGGACTCATTTAAATTATACTtctgtcttgttgtgtcttGTCCACTATCCACTGGCTGGTCAATCATACGAACTAAAAGAACACTTTACATAAGAAACCATGAAATAATATGTTTCATGTGTGTTAAATTAAATCATGTACCAGCCTGCCGGTGGGCATGATGAACTTTTTGGGCCTTTATGAAACTAGAAAACCTAAGGAATCAAGTGGTACTATGTCATGTCTTGTTGGGAAGGGGGTTAAATAATACCCCCTTCCCAACAAGAAGTAGCAGGGAAGAAATAGCACGGCCATTTTTGAAGGGGTCACTAAATCTCTGACCTTCATAAATCTGATTAAAAATGGGTTCAATAAATAAGTTTCCCCTTACAAACATATCTACTTTTTGATAATTCCATGCATTTTGTTGCAAAAAACATGCCGTTTTTTCtcatacaataaaaaatgtgttattttcatttattgtatttgaatatctCGGCACACTGGTGTCCAGGAACAGTCTTGGATTACTAAACTTTAATCAATCGTGTTgaacataaataacataaatttcAAATCAGCATGGTCTTTTGTTAttccaagaacaaaagggctctgccattttgattttcttcttttttatgtcCTCTGTCGGCCattttgtacacacacacacacacacacacacacacacaatcttttCTTCCACATACCCATTGTGAATAGTCTTTTTGGTTagttattgtgtattttacttgctttgctttgtttttagaataaatatatttttggactATGCATGCTGTCCCTTAGTGATATGCCAACCTctgctatgaaaagaactccaaattcctCCAACCAATACTAAATATGAATACGGTAATTTGATTATGAtcattaagttaattattaatcagtgttccaaattgatagtttagtaactttatgagtcTGATTTACCATGATTTTTCCCCTTTATAATAAAAGGGTTGGTGCCCCAAGGAACttaaatttatttaaagtattaattctaatttagtcaatttctgatagcaagaTTGATCTAAATAAGCTTAAATTCCTTACATATTTTGACTACTCGCATGAGGCATTTTGTATCTGTGTCTATATACACCAcgtctatgtggcatctactgttgacctgctatctccccctaaagacaCCCTGTCCCCCACCCCAAACCCCTCTATAAAAGGGGACAGAATAGTAAGGggttatttaataaagttttctgTTTCGTGAACCACAGAGTAATTATCTGATGTCAACTAAAAAGCCTCCAGCACATCTGTCACAAACTCAAATACTGTACCTGTTCTATTTTTCTGCCGCGCATTGAGCCACTTTGATCAATAACGAAGACAACATTTTTTGGTATGCGGGCAAGACTGGACGGAGCAAAGTGATGAACGAAGTATCCATCTGATTTCTtggggggaggaagaggaaagtTTGACTGGTTAGAAAAGTTTGTTGAAAACAGGGGAAGATAAAGCATGgtatttttaaaacaatgatAAAAGACCATTTAAAGTCAACAATCTTCTAGGAAATGAGGTCTTGCTGTACCTCGATTTCTCCGAGAGAGGTGTCCCTGTTGACATCATACACAATAACCAGATCTCCATTCATACCCTGCTCCCCACAGCTGTCACACGTTTTCTGTTGGTCCTCTGTCGGGTAGAAATACACCCACGCCTGGAAACAGGATGAATCAGGTTTCACACACTTTCTATTGACCAAGAAGTTGATGAATGGGTTTTATCAGTAAAAGACTTTCTCACTGTTGAATttgattagattcaactttattgtctttTCACAGAGTTGAGCACTACTGATACAATTAAATGTCGTTTGACATCACACCAGAATGcaaaaactgttgaaaaaatgcatatagatataccaaattaaaaaaattatgaataatACTTGGAGAGTTGCAGAATGATGCACAATAACACCGTATGTAGAACGTCCAGAGCAATTGTGATGCCAAACAGTTTGATATGAGTCAAATTAAGATACCAGTGGAGTTGAATACAGAATTTTGCATCACTGCATGCTGTACCTGTTTGTCGGCGTGTGTTTTGGTGATGGCATTAGCCAGGGCTTTGGTGCTCAGTCCTCCTTTAATCTCGATGAAATTGATGCCGGTTTTCTCGTTAATGTGCACATCAACCTGGCATtgacaatcaaataaaacaaaatttaataGTTAGAAGCTCTGGCCGTGGGAGATGTTTTTACACCAACATGGTTTTTTGAAAGACACACCTTGAAGTCTTTGACAGGCTGCATGGGTCGAGCGTGGATTTGCAGCTTGTATTTTCCAAGCGTTCGCTTCAGCATCTCCTCATATGTGAGTTCAAAGGTGACCTTTTTGTGAGCAGCCACAGTAACAGAGGTTTTGAATTCCTCCAGAGTCCTCCCTACAGAACTGCAACAGACACAATAATGATTGCATTAAAGCAGTGCTTTCCCCTTCTGGCTTGTCACCccgtaaaattaaacaatgcCTATTTAATGCTCAGTTATGACCCATCATCACAGGCGCTCCCCTACAGATATATGATAGTGTCATCGGTCAGAAAGAACCTCTGACACCACCGCTCTTTCTCTCCAGCGTCTGCCCTGAGACAAATGGTCCTCAGAGGACAGGACACACATCTGAGGAAGACTTCAAAGATCTtccccctctcctctttctttgtTTATGATGTTACGACTCTTTGTCTGTTATTAATGTGGTGTTTTGGCTCATTTAGGTAACCATCTTGCCTTATATcaaccacccacacacacacacacacacacacacacatatgagtgatgccaacctcttctatgaaaagcaTTACAATTTTCTTCAACttgtatttaatgtaaataaagcaattttgttataattatgaaataattgaaataatacTGTTTGgcaactttatgagactgattttgTTGAAGATTCAGtaaagttttagttttactgGTTTAGTAAAAGACTTGGCAATAAAGTGATCCATTGATCCATGTACCTGACCAGCCCAGCGCTTTCACCACGGGACACAGCCTCAGTGTACTGCTGCCGAGCGCTCTCTTTACCTTTCACAGCACCATCGTACACTTGACCTTCTATAAACCTGaagaagacaaaagaaaaagtatttgttTACATACAAACTCCTAAATAACCCATGATGTATTTtccatgtattttattattactattattatttttcacacacattctGAATTTACTGATGAAGGCGTTCTTGGGAATCCGGACTTGGAATTCTATTTCCTTTGACTCATTCATCCGATTGGCCACGCGGCTCTTGATGACAGTGGTTGCATAACGACTGGACACTGTGGAGTTGATGTGAAAGCTGTAGATGTCCCAGTCGTCCTGAGCAAATACAAGAAGAGGCACAtttcacaattaaataaatggcTTGGTTAACCTTGCTGGCTGACGACCAGCTGACCAAAGATCAGAAAAACAATTGGTAGGTGGTATCAGTCACATTAAGTTGGTGAAACTGCAGAAACACCCCATTCCCCTTATTTTTCATcccatattttgattttaaatggCAGTAATCCCGAATACTTGTAACGTCAACGCAACCTCAAAAAGTCTTAACCCTAAGATGCAATAGCTCAAAAGTTACGCGACACAATTGTAACTTTTGGCCCATTAATATGGTTATTACATGTTCatacacacaataaataaaatattttttgtcaaaacattGCATTGTTTTCTTCCAATAGTTCCCTTGACTTGCCGCTTTAACATAACCCAAACCATATACCAAGTCT
Coding sequences within:
- the LOC131968409 gene encoding inter-alpha-trypsin inhibitor heavy chain H3-like isoform X1 yields the protein MERAVVRITLFGLLLALATTLPNKDDWDIYSFHINSTVSSRYATTVIKSRVANRMNESKEIEFQVRIPKNAFISKFRMFIEGQVYDGAVKGKESARQQYTEAVSRGESAGLVSSVGRTLEEFKTSVTVAAHKKVTFELTYEEMLKRTLGKYKLQIHARPMQPVKDFKVDVHINEKTGINFIEIKGGLSTKALANAITKTHADKQAWVYFYPTEDQQKTCDSCGEQGMNGDLVIVYDVNRDTSLGEIEKSDGYFVHHFAPSSLARIPKNVVFVIDQSGSMRGRKIEQTRVALLHILNDLAEEDHFGLITFDGNIYHWKRELIQANKENVESAKTFARNIRHRGATNINDAVLEGARMLNAHPREGSASILILLTDGDPNSGVTNVEVIHSNARQAIADKFPLYCLGFGFDVKFEFLEKMSLQNNGVARRIYEDSDADLQLKGFYEEVATPLLIDVTMIYNGGTNLTQTNFSQFYNGSEIVVAGQITDNDIETFTPQVVAISRSRKVTFSETNTTVESTGTVSDSHIQRVWAYLTVKQLLEKELLLSGAEKEKVKKEILELSLKYNFVTPLTSMVVTKPPGEKTDVLHKPKEGEAHSPPMSGGAWAKHQPVAHSPSMRSGGLGGGFSPQSYDASIRNSQPVSNRKRKRPVKNRLQQSVQVPDSESYLRSEIRPFRPVTPSHAPHVDTSMKVHPTIVPDRTAKAPLSHRFLLKSENLSLPLCFDVAGDVRLKLLHHPTRELSVNGELDSVMNGGFKKIVIHLNTDLHVEVDTNEITVRDGQTLTRHSGQDVFTAGSLSVIKRDKEIDVAVGDTRVVILIHVKDGEKFLWPVLRQQPLEGNVTGILALKPAVYEELQQTPSIQLCRANAVDYSIVSPPTLDCWLMSAESVLQRRLDDFIVTQL
- the LOC131968409 gene encoding inter-alpha-trypsin inhibitor heavy chain H3-like isoform X2, which codes for MERAVVRITLFGLLLALATTLPNKDDWDIYSFHINSTVSSRYATTVIKSRVANRMNESKEIEFQVRIPKNAFISKFRMFIEGQVYDGAVKGKESARQQYTEAVSRGESAGLVSSVGRTLEEFKTSVTVAAHKKVTFELTYEEMLKRTLGKYKLQIHARPMQPVKDFKVDVHINEKTGINFIEIKGGLSTKALANAITKTHADKQAWVYFYPTEDQQKTCDSCGEQGMNGDLVIVYDVNRDTSLGEIEKSDGYFVHHFAPSSLARIPKNVVFVIDQSGSMRGRKIEQTRVALLHILNDLAEEDHFGLITFDGNIYHWKRELIQANKENVESAKTFARNIRHRGATNINDAVLEGARMLNAHPREGSASILILLTDGDPNSGVTNVEVIHSNARQAIADKFPLYCLGFGFDVKFEFLEKMSLQNNGVARRIYEDSDADLQLKGFYEEVATPLLIDVTMIYNGGTNLTQTNFSQFYNGSEIVVAGQITDNDIETFTPQVVAISRSRKVTFSETNTTVESTGTVSDSHIQRVWAYLTVKQLLEKELLLSGAEKEKVKKEILELSLKYNFVTPLTSMVVTKPPGEKTDVLHKPKEGEAHSPPMSGGAWAKHQPVAHSPSMRSGGLGGGFSPQSYDASIRNSQPVSNRKRKRPVKNRLQQSVQVPDSESYLRSEIRPFRPVTPSHAPLSHRFLLKSENLSLPLCFDVAGDVRLKLLHHPTRELSVNGELDSVMNGGFKKIVIHLNTDLHVEVDTNEITVRDGQTLTRHSGQDVFTAGSLSVIKRDKEIDVAVGDTRVVILIHVKDGEKFLWPVLRQQPLEGNVTGILALKPAVYEELQQTPSIQLCRANAVDYSIVSPPTLDCWLMSAESVLQRRLDDFIVTQL